The following are encoded together in the Glycine soja cultivar W05 chromosome 5, ASM419377v2, whole genome shotgun sequence genome:
- the LOC114412071 gene encoding scarecrow-like protein 28, which yields MLAGCSSSTLLSPRHRLRSEASAQFQACHFQLPSSMSTQRLDLPCTTTTFTRNNKDTTSSRSVLSVDQKPIEAKTSTCSLKQHIRLPPLAITAAPSPLVEDSIIKDNTNNNKSLKRLAAEHQDDSFTNNIAKRKKKSSSTECDWFQPDVVGTTLGGFNNNNNNNNTSLASFSSEEDRVCFVPSEVVSHSAPFPLNPWLESCVTKITNFGEGSQRPHHHHHSDHASGSVSNASSESQSLRLNDNISEHEVGNGSGNPYYHHEVDTGEEDNHHGFELVSLLTGCVDAIGSRNVTAINHFIAKLGDLASPKGTTSISRICAYFTEALAIRVTRLWPHVFHITTTSTSRDMVEDDESATALRLLNQVTPIPKFLHFTSNEMLLRAFEGKDRVHIIDFDIKQGLQWSGLFQSLASRSNPPTHVRITGIGESKQDLNETGERLAGFAEALNLPFEFHPVVDRLEDVRLWMLHVKEHETVAVNCVLQLHKTLYDGSGGALRDFLGLIRSTNPSVIVVAEQEAEHNENRLEGRVCNSLKYYSALFDSIDESGLPQESAVRVKIEEMYAKEIRNIVACEGRERVERHESFGNWRRMMVEQGGFRCMGVTERELSQSQMLLKMYSCESYSVKKQEKEGATGVTLSWLEQPLYTVSAWGPVDAAAGTSSSFSQPS from the coding sequence ATGTTGGCTGGGTGTTCTAGTTCGACATTGTTGTCACCGAGGCACAGATTGAGGAGCGAAGCATCAGCACAGTTTCAAGCCTGCCACTTCCAGCTACCTTCTTCCATGAGCACGCAGAGATTGGACCTGCcatgcaccaccaccaccttcacTCGCAACAACAAAGACACCACCTCTTCACGCTCTGTTCTTTCAGTGGATCAGAAACCAATCGAAGCCAAGACCAGCACCTGTTCTCTCAAGCAACACATTCGACTCCCACCTCTGGCCATCACTGCAGCACCATCACCATTGGTGGAAGACTCCATCATCAAAGAcaacaccaacaacaacaagagTTTGAAGAGGCTCGCGGCGGAGCACCAAGACGATTCCTTCACCAACAACATAGccaagaggaagaaaaagagtaGCAGCACTGAGTGTGATTGGTTTCAGCCTGATGTTGTTGGGACTACTTTAGGAGGAtttaacaataacaacaataacaacaacacttCACTTGCTTCTTTCTCTTCAGAGGAAGACAGGGTTTGTTTTGTTCCTTCTGAAGTGGTTTCTCATTCTGCTCCTTTCCCTTTAAACCCTTGGCTGGAATCATGTGTTACAAAGATCACAAATTTCGGCGAGGGTAGCCAACGccctcaccaccaccaccacagcGACCATGCCTCAGGCTCAGTCTCCAACGCTTCCTCGGAGAGCCAGAGCCTGAGGCTAAACGACAACATTTCAGAACACGAAGTGGGAAACGGTTCAGGGAACCCTTATTATCACCACGAGGTGGATACAGGGGAAGAAGACAACCACCACGGGTTCGAGCTCGTGAGTTTGCTCACCGGCTGCGTCGACGCCATTGGATCGAGAAACGTCACTGCAATCAACCACTTCATAGCAAAACTGGGTGATCTTGCTTCCCCCAAAGGAACAACCTCCATAAGCCGAATTTGTGCTTACTTCACAGAAGCATTAGCCATCAGAGTCACGAGGCTCTGGCCTCACGTTTTCCACATCACCACCACAAGCACTTCTCGCGACATGGTGGAGGACGATGAATCCGCTACTGCTCTGAGACTTCTCAACCAAGTAACCCCAATTCCCAAGTTCCTTCATTTCACATCAAACGAGATGTTGCTGAGGGCTTTTGAAGGCAAAGACAGGGTTCACATAATAGACTTCGACATCAAGCAAGGCCTTCAATGGTCAGGTTTGTTCCAAAGCCTAGCTTCGAGGTCCAACCCTCCGACCCACGTGAGAATCACTGGGATCGGAGAGTCAAAACAGGACCTCAACGAAACTGGCGAGAGGCTCGCCGGTTTCGCTGAGGCCTTAAACCTGCCCTTCGAGTTCCACCCTGTGGTGGACAGACTCGAGGACGTGAGGCTGTGGATGCTCCACGTGAAGGAGCACGAAACGGTGGCTGTGAACTGCGTTTTGCAGCTTCACAAGACACTCTACGACGGAAGCGGAGGAGCCTTGAGGGACTTCTTGGGTCTAATCCGCAGCACAAATCCCAGCGTTATCGTGGTGGCAGAGCAAGAAGCAGAACATAACGAAAACAGGTTGGAGGGAAGGGTGTGTAACTCGTTGAAATACTACTCGGCATTGTTTGATTCCATTGACGAGAGTGGGCTTCCGCAAGAGAGTGCGGTGAGGGTGAAAATAGAAGAGATGTATGCTAAGGAGATAAGGAACATTGTTGCTTGCGAAGGAAGGGAGAGGGTGGAGAGGCACGAGAGTTTCGGGAACTGGAGGAGGATGATGGTGGAGCAAGGAGGGTTCAGATGCATGGGTGTTACTGAAAGAGAATTGAGCCAGAGCCAGATGCTGTTGAAGATGTATTCTTGCGAGAGTTACAGTGTGAAGAAACAAGAGAAGGAAGGAGCAACAGGAGTTACACTTAGTTGGTTAGAGCAACCTTTGTACACTGTCTCTGCTTGGGGGCCTGTTGATGCTGCTGCGGGTACCTCGTCCTCGTTTTCTCAGCCAAGTTGA
- the LOC114412070 gene encoding plant UBX domain-containing protein 8-like, with translation MARPNQEAVETFVSITGLPEAVALQKLEEHGGNLNEAVNAHFTEGDRNLTTGSHNSSAVFPQDDFMDIDDEHDAEIPRRIPPLLPASAANVNPFSLLDPTIGRGIFGTRFDSTVEAPFVTHPREVREIPIEVKDGSQSTPQAGHVPSIEDVTGNVDAHGPDIHGTVIIDDEDDENIPPAQIAHQDEQTHKILADTSLNSSARPSAPESENLPDYSNDIEEEMIRAAIEASKREAEENYRNHKLGRQIDLSESGSQPRQSYLEDPELAHAVSLSLKTAEQEKALQVQGGDSGSPTAGPSKSSEAGLGEMTSNGRLQAGSLSFHDEAEDVEEQPLVRNRSRHMSSGSAGLDKDVELAEASTLPSTATVTATQDTSNPHHNGNSFPDEWGGISSEEHDEAVMLEAAMFGGIPEGTGYRYGYAPHEFMQNRGFNPRPQYRPPSPSLAAQRLIREQQDDEYLASLQADREKELKAMEEAEAAREEERRIAEESRRKLQEEQELETKLAAKEVSLPPEPSTDDDNAVNLMVKMPDGNRRGRRFLRSDRLQSLFDYIDIGRVVKPGNYRLVRPYPRRAFSDGESAATLDELGLTNKQEALFLELI, from the exons GAGCATGGTGGTAATCTCAATGAAGCAGTCAATGCACATTTTACTGAAGGAGACAGAAATCTAACGACCGG TTCTCACAACAGCTCTGCTGTATTTCCTCAAGATGATTTCATGGATATAGATGACGAACATGATGCAGAAATTCCCAGAAGAATTCCACCACTACTTCCAGCTTCTGCAGCAAATGTCAATCCGTTTTCTCTTCTTGATCCAACAATTGGGAGAGGTATATTTGGTACTCGTTTCGATTCAACAGTCGAGGCACCATTTGTTACACATCCAAGAGAGGTAAGGGAGATTCCTATAGAGGTTAAGGATGGTAGTCAATCCACTCCTCAAGCTGGTCATGTTCCATCCATTGAAGATGTCACTGGAAATGTTGATGCCCATGGTCCAGATATCCATGGGACTGTCAtaattgatgatgaagatgacgAAAATATTCCACCTGCCCAGATTGCACATCAAGATGAGCAAACACACAAGATCTTGGCTGACACTTCACTCAATAGCAGTGCTAGGCCTAGTGCTCCTGAATCTGAGAATTTGCCAGATTATAGCAATGacatagaagaagaaatgatTCGTGCAGCCATTGAGGCTTCTAAACGGGAGGCTGAGGAAAATTATAGAAATCACAAACTTGGCAGACAAATT GACTTAAGTGAATCAGGATCACAGCCAAGACAATCTTATTTGGAGGATCCTGAGCTTGCCCATGCAGTTTCATTGTCCCTGAAG ACAGCTGAGCAAGAAAAAGCATTGCAAGTACAGGGGGGAGATTCTGGATCACCAACAGCAGGGCCATCTAAGTCATCAGAGGCTGGACTAGGGGAAATGACATCAAATGGAAG ATTGCAGGCAGGAAGCTTGTCATTTCATGATGAAGCTGAAGATGTAGAGGAGCAGCCACTGGTTAGGAATAGATCTAGACATATGTCTTCAGGATCCGCAGGATTGGACAAAGATGTTGAACTTGCTGAGGCTAGCACACTACCAAGCACAGCAACAGTGACTGCAACACAGGATACTAGTAATCCTCATCATAATGGAAATTCCTTCCCAGATGAG tGGGGTGGCATTTCTTCAGAGGAGCATGATGAAGCAGTAATGCTAGAAGCTGCAATGTTTGGTGGAATTCCAGAAGGGACTGGGTATCGCTATGGTTATGCACCGCATGAGTTTATGCAAAATAGGGGTTTCAATCCCCGGCCCCAATATCGCCCTCCTTCACCATCACTGGCTGCTCAACGCTTGATAAGGGAACAACAG GATGATGAATATCTTGCATCGTTACAAGCAGACAGAGAAAAAGAATTGAAGGCCATGGAGGAAGCTGAGGCTGCTCGTGAAGAGGAAAGACGGATAGCAGAAGAATCTCGCAGGAAATTACAGGAAGAGCAG GAATTGGAAACAAAATTAGCAGCCAAAGAAGTCTCACTACCACCAGAACCATCCACAGATGATGATAATGCCGTGAACTTGATGGTAAAAATGCCAGATGGCAATCGTCGTGGACGTCGATTCCTAAGATCTGATAGGCTACAG TCTCTTTTTGACTACATAGATATTGGTAGGGTGGTGAAACCAGGCAATTACAGACTG GTGAGACCATATCCTAGGCGTGCTTTTagtgatggagaaagtgctgCGACATTGGATGAACTTGGCCTAACCAACAAGCAAGAAGCTTTGTTTTTAGAGTTAATCTGA